The Neorhodopirellula lusitana DNA window GAAACGCCTTCAGACGACCAAACACTGGCACCATCGGAAATCGTTGACAACGAAGGGTGGCGAGTTCGTCGCGATTTTGCGAGGCAAAATGCCTCAGCGAAAAACTTCGAACTCGAAAACTCAACCGACCGATTGATGGGGTGGTGCATCTCGTCGCCTCCTTGCTGACGAAAACTGGAAATTGCTTAACCCTCCCCACACGTCACTGGGACACAATCTTGTGGCCCAATTGGGGCAATGGCTATGCGTTCACGGAAAATCCTTTCCCGTGGCAAAAACGCTCTCGCGAATTCGATGAACGAATTGTTCCCATATCAGCAAACGCGTCAAGGTCGAAAAGCCACGGATCTTTCAATCCGGAAAGACTTCACGCTCTCCAGCACTACGTTGGCACCCTAATTCAGCTATAATCTCAGAGTGACTCAACAACTCCACGGCAGGAACCATCCGATGTCTAGTTCAGCCTCAAACACGGCTCGATTGACTGTCAACGCAGCCTTCTTGAAGGATATCAAGGACGATAACCGCGACTTAAAGATTTTGATCGATCGGCTACGTCTGTTAACCAACCCGCGAGAAGCCGCGGCCAACCATTGGGCTGAATTGATCGAGTTGTTTGCCGATCTTCGTGATCAACTCGCCCTGCACTTCGGTCTGGAAGAAGCGTACGGATATTTGGATTTGTCGATTGAATCCGACGCTCATCTTTCCGTGTGTGCGGAAACACTGCGTTCGGAGCATGCGGTTTTGTTCGAAGATGCGAGACACCTAGCCGAGGCCGCTGCGGACGCCTGTACTGGTGACCCACCGATCGAAGGTGTGACCCCAGAAGTCACCACGGCACAAGAAAAAGTGCTGGTTCGCCTGGATGGCTTCATGCATCGCTTCAATGAGCACGAGGAAGCGGAACTGAAGCTGATCTTGGACGCCTTGGACGAAGATATTGGCGTGGGCGATTGATTCGGTGAAACGCTACGTGAAACTCGCCTGTGGACGGCTACACGAGTTTCACGAGTGAAAATCACGCCCCAGACGCCCCCCAGTCGCCCGCTCTACCGATCTCCTGCTGACGCTTCTCTATGTTACGAGCCGGGCCAGCGAGCGCTGTCAGAATCAAGTCTCCACTTCCATCCTGAAATGGTTTTGCGGGCGACGACGTGAAGCCTAGCTCGGGGGGCATCAACGGTATTGAGTTGGTCAATGCATCGCTTCGCTTCAAACGCAGTGACTGCGTCGTCCCCGCTTACGTCCAAACGTTTTGCAGGGTTGGCCATAGGCGTCGCGTTGAAAGCTTAAAACGCAAACGGACTTAACCGTTCGTCTGGTGCAATCGCAACTCGTTTCAGGGTTATCGTGCAACGATCAGACACGAAGCTATCGTCCACTTTCTGCCTCGGACAGCCGAAAGACTTCGACCAACTGCCCGATCGGGGCCCCGATCGCGGCAAAGTGAATTCCATCGGGCGAGAAGGCGACATGATGGACGTAACCGCCATCGCCCATTTGGAACTTCTTGACCGGCATTCCCGTTTCGACATTCCAAAGTTTGACGTTTTCTCTTC harbors:
- a CDS encoding hemerythrin domain-containing protein — translated: MSSSASNTARLTVNAAFLKDIKDDNRDLKILIDRLRLLTNPREAAANHWAELIELFADLRDQLALHFGLEEAYGYLDLSIESDAHLSVCAETLRSEHAVLFEDARHLAEAAADACTGDPPIEGVTPEVTTAQEKVLVRLDGFMHRFNEHEEAELKLILDALDEDIGVGD